From a region of the Dermatophagoides farinae isolate YC_2012a chromosome 3, ASM2471394v1, whole genome shotgun sequence genome:
- the LOC124498254 gene encoding RNA-binding protein NOB1: MMTQKKVQHLVTDSGAFILNCPLQDYGETIYTIGDVINEIKDEKTRQSLQILPYELKYREPTDEDVKFVAYFAKKTGDFNQLSTTDIRLIALTVRLEKEINQGVNLKENPDIKILPTKSSNSNSLTVKDLEMFGYDIKNAAIDSIQNFGDNEMQEIDKVLPENDEETTTKSDSLPVGDQDGWITEENFEEIRDKLMGIKFDEDEDDDDELNIACITGDFAMQNVLMQMGLNVVSPKDGLHIRQTRQYILRCHACGRINPSTATKFCKYCGNCRTLKRVAITINNDGTVKMHINFKRPIRIRGTKYSLPMPRGGKHANNPILCEDQRIPQQRKSKAAVEEKKLLNMETILTDPDYLVRSNPFAINDVYSRASRMTPRQRKQINPNETRKPTGNKKKSNKNF, from the exons atgatgacacAGAAAAAAGTTCAACATCTTGTTACCGATTCTGGTGCCTTTATACTTAATTGTCCATTACAG GATTATGGTGAAACAATTTATACAATAGGTGATGttatcaatgaaatcaaagatgaaaaaacacGTCAATCATTACAGATTCTTCCATATGAACTAAAATATCGTGAACCAACGGATGAAGATGTTAAATTTGTTGCATATTTTGCCAAAAAGACTGGTGATTTTAATCAGCTATCCACAACGGATATCCGTCTAATTGCTTTGACTGTTCGTctggaaaaagaaataaatcaAGGTGTTAATTTGAAGGAAAATCCAGATATCAAAATATTACccacaaaatcatcaaattccaATTCGTTAACTGTAAAAGATTTGGAAATGTTTGGTTATGATATTAAAAATGCTGCCATTGAttccattcaaaattttgGTGACAATGAAATGCAAGAAATTGATAAAGTTTTaccagaaaatgatgaagaaacgACGACAAAATCGGATAGTTTACCAGTTGGTGATCAGGATGGCTGGATTACTGAAGAAAACTTTGAGGAAATTCGTGATAAATTGATGGGCATCAAAttcgatgaagatgaagacgacgatgatgaattgaatatagcCTGTATAACGGGTGATTTTGCCATGCAAAATGTTCTCATGCAAATGGGTTTGAATGTTGTATCACCAAAAGATGGCCTACATATTCGACAAACACGACAATACATACTTCGATGTCATGCATGTGGCCGAATTAATCCATCGACAGCTACGAAATTTTGCAAATATTGTGGTAATTGTCGAACATTAAAACGTGTAGCGATTACAATTAACAATGATGGTACGGTTAAAATGCACATTAATTTTAAACGTCCAATTCGAATACGTGgaacaaaatattcattacCAATGCCACGTGGTGGTAAACATGCGAATAATCCAATTCTTTGTGAAGATCAACGAATACCACAACAACGTAAATCAAAAGCAGCtgttgaagagaaaaaattattaaatatgGAAACCATTTTGACGGATCCCGATTATCTTGTACGATCAAATCCATTCGCCATCAATGATGTCTATAGTCGTGCATCAAGAATGACACCACGGCAACGgaaacaaatcaatccaaatgaaacaagaaaaccTACTGGtaataaaaagaaatcgaataagaatttttaa
- the Cyt-c1 gene encoding cytochrome c1 translates to MASILSRSSSKCLANIKNKSINLANQKNNVSSYTNVNNKRKILLATAGVVGAGTVGLIYSLHQSVKAMDIYCHPPDYPWPHYGFFKSFDHKAIRRGYEVYKQVCAACHSLRFVRYRELIGVSHTEDEARAEAEEIQVQDGPNEDGKMFMRPGKLSDAFPSPYPNEEAARAANNGAFPPDLSYIVLARHGYENYIFSLLTGYQETPAGLVIGEGQYFNPYFPGGAISMAQALYDEAVEYSDGTPPIASQLAKDVTTFLAWCAQPEHDKRKKLLIDSFIVLSTIGVALWYWKRHIGSSLKSRKILFRQSPSSSKPKN, encoded by the exons atggCATCCATATTATCGCGTTCGTCATCGAAATGTTTGGCCaacattaaaaataaatcgattaatttgGCCAATCAAAAG AACAATGTCTCCTCCTATACAAATGTcaataataaacgaaaaattttattggcCACGGCCGGTGTTGTTGGTGCTGGTACCGTCGGTTTAATTTATAGTCTACATCAATCCGTTAAAGCTATGGATATCTATTGCCATCCACCAGATTATCCATGGCCACATTAtggtttttttaaatcattcgATCATAAAGC aaTTCGTCGTGGTTATGAGGTATATAAACAAGTTTGTGCCGCTTGCCATAGCCTTAGATTTGTTCGTTACCGTGAATTGATTGGCGTTTCACATACGGAAGATGAAGCACGTGCTGAAGCCGAAGAG ATTCAAGTACAAGATGGTCCAAATGAAGATGGTAAAATGTTTATGCGACCAGGTAAACTATCCGATGCTTTTCCATCGCCATATCCCAATGAAGAAGCTGCACGTGCTGCCAATAATGGTGCATTTCCACCGGATTTGAGTTACATTGTACTTGCGCGACATGGCTACGAGAATTATATTTTCTCATTGCTGACTGGCTATCAGGAAACACCGGCCGGATTGGTTATCGGTGAAGGACAATATTTTAATCCGTATTTCCCCGGTGGTGCCATTTCTATGGCACAAGCATTGTATGATGAAGCTGTAGAATATTCGGATGGTACACCGCCTATTGCATCACAATTGGCTAAAGATGTGACAACATTTTTAGCCTGGTGTGCACAACCCGAACATGATAAACGTAAAAAATTGCTGATTGAC TCATTTATCGTTTTGAGTACAATCGGTGTTGCACTGTGGTATTGGAAACGACATATAGGCTCATCACTCAAATCTCGTAAAATTCTTTTCCGTCAGTCACCGTCTTCTTCGAAACCTAAAAATTAG
- the ebo gene encoding exportin ellipsoid body open, with the protein MAEINNKSSLLINGQQQQQQSQLLSQHQISDNFILKDSSCQWNNIQTFQNIDTESLLRLESLINEFFLPITGNERKRQIEQSLAEFSNTSNSWQISFIYFERTSNEYTKMYCLTVIESFINQRWHTLSNDIRQSFRTSLWKHLFENHANITPAIRNKFCKILVTIARYDWPYQYPDFMSNILELLTPDPGQNILHSATLILFGLNLLGTAVEELSSNKSYHNHFAGTIELVRILQSQLPNMLQALTLLLESIISKHVNYYSATPPPSPTSIHNQNSNSSSSSSRSNAGSPPNILSHIIKSNDTLGNVFQMSLKKGLLHSIPEMDQEFVHLTSQIFVCLSQIIDFMPVSYFQSINSTLLSTLYVLATFGSINSSYNSSKLGLISMNCINELISKVSTFDSEANEFIYNVFHNTFLILQLIVSSSLKSPNDGETRFDEIDEDYLKKFIDFLKLFIGNHLGRFEKFISFPTKDFLQLLFEFTTKMCHSYECYLMLLDTWSVYFDYLENYINQIAASKQHKDKRNVRDEKFESIKEPILSFLLFILRSIQYSCNQDYLKHLDDQTPEDDCRTELENYIYQSIEIVAKIADIYPEETINYIDNYYNEKLQNLYYGLEFLVNNNNNNKPTPSSMMINGDGKSYHCSSPTNDHHNHVPTEQLKLRLEDFIITLQVISRFANYFIDIQFEKYFLRIKMKFDKLCEILHFIEMHKFDNDMYGQTTATNPFLSEFLMLKAQIIATFKAYIVWYQQVCCASDKHSIQIAQAIDHITIIINTCCSIICDNNNCTHLSTIDHHHSITANVDCQSPRISKCLDSKKKMFHSAALTLNTFSANVRPSFVFNLQSVQRLFDQNFQSNLLKLNVTDKGKYESILPSLVDKILISQSISNFLILPWFQLSNEQQNWERRSICLNMFIGNFLHLFNDLDLSDSNRIIATAMQDENIEATKKCPNVYCRSLYILKQVIKSHSDSPLKSKQMLLISLNSSLEAFIQLLTHNQLLNSTIVGCQITEHILSLFIVVFKVLFARIHMDFVERTIQSLLQIINRHNFMVPISRDTSLSNSNNNNSEAWPGLRVIIKFLKLLILVIGQQSLNSFIRTILPDIIDFAVIRIQTTMINVKSPMTIYFKNSTGFHYDIYHKMLKVYYGFLYELLLNNCRYFFPQRLNSIQQQCVVPTTSSSPIKTQNGHHHNHVIDSQQQRHFDSIMEIIGESFLQPENIHLFRQNVDALESMNQKLKLYERLNFREKFRERYLFLFMQTLLDHSLDLLQESLFTIIYHLAQVDFPQFYESFMPKYISNLSLLNDQQRLELMTDFKMEHHHHHHQQIQIDFPTFSSKLNQLLCNVRFFYKCNI; encoded by the exons ATGGCcgaaattaataataaatcctCGCTGCTTAtcaatggacaacaacaacagcaacagtcTCAACTTTTATCTCAACATCAAATTAGTGATAATTTTATCCTTAAAGACAGTTCATGTCAATGGAAcaatattcaaacatttcaaaaCATCGATACCGAATCATTGTTACGTTTAGAAAGtttgattaatgaattttttcttcccaTCACCGGTAATGAACGAAAACGACAAATTGAACAATCACTTGCCGAATTTTCTAACACATCAAATTCATGgcaaatttcattcatttatttcgaaCGTACATCGAATGAATATACGAAAATGTACTGCCTAACTGTGATCGaatcatttatcaatcaacGGTGGCATACATTATCCAATGATATTCGTCAATCATTTCGTACATCATTATGGAaacatttgtttgaaaatcatgCTAACATTACTCCGGCAATTCGAAATAAATTCTGCAAGATATTAGTCACAATAGCTCGTTATGATTGGCCTTATCAATATCCAGATTTTATGTCAAATATTCTGGAATTACTTACACCGGATCCTGGTCAGAATATACTACATTCAGCTACGttaattttatttggatTAAATCTACTAGGAACTGCGGTTGAAGaattatcatcgaataaatcttatcataatcattttgcgGGCACAATTGAATTGGTACGAATCTTACAATCGCAATTACCAAACATGTTACAAGCTTTAACCCTATTGTTGgaatcaatcatttcgaaacatgttaattattattcggCCACACCTCCACCATCGCCAACATCGATACATAATCAGAATAGTAatagcagtagtagtagtagccgTAGTAATGCCGGTAGTCCACCGAATATTCTTTCACACATCATTAAAT CTAATGATACATTAGGTAATGTCTTTCAAATGAGCCTAAAAAAGGGATTATTACATTCCATACCAGAAATGGACCAGGAATTTGTTCACCTTACatcacaaatttttgtttgtttatcacaaatcattgattttatgCCCGTCAGCTATTTCCAATCCATCAATTCTACATTATTATCCACCCTCTATGTATTGGCTACATTCGGTTcgataaattcatcatataattcATCGAAATTAGGTCTGATCTCGATGAACTGtatcaatgaattgataTCAAAAGTATCGACATTCGATTCGGAAGCAAATGAATTCATCTACAATGTATTTCATAATACATTTCTAATACTacaattgattgtttcatcatctttgaaATCACCTAATGATGGCGAAACAAGATTCGATGAGATTGATGAAGATTatctgaaaaaatttattgattttcttaaattattcattggTAATCATTTGGGtcgttttgaaaaatttatatcgTTTCCAACAAAAGATTTTCtccaattattattcgaatttACGACAAAAATGTGCCATTCATATGAATGTTATCTAATGTTATTGGATACCTGGTCagtttattttgattatctaGAAAATTATATCAACCAGATTGCAGCCAGTAAACAACATAAAGATAAAAGAAACGTTAGGgatgaaaaattcgaatcaatcaaagaGCCTATATTATcgtttttattgttcattttacGTTCCATACAATATAGTTGTAATCAAGATTATCTTAAACATTTAGATGATCAAACACCTGAAGATGATTGTCGAACAGAATTGGAAAACtatatttatcaatcaatagaaATTGTGGCTAAAATCGCCGATATATATCCAGAAGAAACAATTAAttatattgataattattacaatgaaaaactACAGAATCTATATTATGGTTTAGAATTTCtagtgaataataataataataataaaccaacaccatcatcaatgatgataaatggtGATGGAAAATCATATCATTGTTCATCACCAacgaatgatcatcataatcatgttCCAACcgaacaattgaaattacGTTTAGAAGATTTTATCATTACACTTCAAGTGATTTCACGTTTTGCAAATTATTTCATCGATatacaatttgaaaaatattttcttcgtatcaaaatgaaatttgataaattatgTGAGATTCtacattttattgaaatgcataaatttgataatgatatgtatggacaaacaacagcaacgaatCCATTTTTGAGCGAATTCCTTATGCTCAAAGCACAAATTATAGCCACATTCAAAGCTTATATCGTATGGTATCAACAAGTTTGTTGTGCTAGTGATaaacattcgattcaaatAGCTCAAGCAATTGATCATATTaccattataatcaatacaTGTTGTTCGATTAtctgtgataataataactgtACTCATTTATCGActatcgatcatcatcattcgattacGGCCAATGTCGATTGTCAATCGCCGCGTATTTCAAAATGTTTGgattcaaaaaagaaaatgttccATAGTGCAGCATTAACATTGAATACATTTTCAGCTAATGTTCGACCATCGTTTGTATTCAATTTGCAATCGGTGCAAAGactttttgatcaaaattttcaatccaatCTGTTGAAATTAAACGTGACAGACAAAGGAAAATACGAATCGATTTTGCCATCGCTTGTTGATAAGATTTTAATTtcacaatcaatttcaaattttttgattctacCATGGTTTCAGCtatcaaatgaacaacaaaattgggAACGTCGATCAATCTGTTTAAATATGTTTATCGGaaattttttgcatttattTAATGATCTTGATCTTAGTGATTCGAATCGTATTATAGCTACTGCTATGCAAGATGAAAACATtgaagcaacaaaaaaatgtccaaatGTTTATTGTCGATCATTGTACATATTGAAACAAGTGATTAAATCACATTCAGATTCTCCATTAAAAAGTAAACAAATGTTATTGATCAGTTTAAATTCATCCTTGGAAGCATTCATACAGCTGTTGACACATAATCAACtattaaattcaacaattgtcGGTTGTCAGATAACCGAACATATcctttcattattcattgtcGTATTCAAAGTTTTATTTGCACGTATTCATATGGATTTTGTCGAACGAACCATACAGTCACTGTTGCAGATAATAAATCGCCATAATTTTATGGTACCCATTTCCAGAGATACAAGTTTATCGAAttcgaataataacaatagtGAAGCATGGCCCGGTTTACGGGtgataattaaatttttaaaattattaattcttGTCATTGgacaacaatcattgaattcatttataCGGACAATATTGCCggatattattgattttgctGTGATTCGAATTCAAACCACAATGATCAATGTTAAATCACCGATGActatttattttaaaaattcaaccgGATTTCATTATGATATCTATCATAAAATGTTAAAAGTTTATTATGGTTTTTTATATGAGCTTTTGCTCAATAAttgtcgttatttttttccacaacgactcaattcaatacaacaacaatgtgtTGTGCCAACAACGTCATCGTCACCGATTAAAACACAAaacggtcatcatcataatcatgtaATTGATAGTCAACAGCAAAgacattttgattcaatcatgGAAATTATTGGCGAATCATTTTTGCAACCGGAAAACATACATTTATTTCGACAAAATGTTGATGCATTAGAAtcgatgaatcaaaaattaaaactatATGAACGTTTGAATTTTAGAGAAAAATTTCGTGAACGATACCTTTTTCTATTCATGCAAACATTACTTGATCATTCGTTGGATTTATTACAAGAATCTCTATTCACAATCATCTATCATTTAGCTCAAGTTGATTTTCCACAATTTTATGAATCATTTATGCCGAAATATATTTCAAATCTATCACTattgaatgatcaacaacgatTGGAATTGATGACAGATTTTAAAAtggaacatcatcatcatcatcatcaacaaatacaGATTGATTTTCCTACATTTAgttcaaaattgaatcaacttTTATGCAACGTTCGTTTCTTTTACAAGTGCAATATCTAA
- the LOC124498253 gene encoding uncharacterized protein LOC124498253, with protein sequence MKDYQFFDYNNIITNKSNHIGNEDDQNCYKPQLPLTTSPIIIMKPLQQEEIFAYFKSLSGAKRIELVCGLISMCIPLEIRFFDNVIQDMVKRDYNSFRDAEIKANTYQELDMVCKCDLLLEKVSTTTATTTDNQSYYDDGIINSTIPSVLTNSTEMQNGNITATSSSSSAISITSTSSQSNNRDSNTTTPTTNNNNNNNDNKNNDNGQLTNSNNTIVKSGDQSQTTTLTTTNQNISSNIASFPSRSKLIISLCLMQPSNSHCSTIVFNAIRKQLAHEIICQAVDQIYLPKNQNIDELFSEILLLLTMAMYHPAFTYEQRDLLASQKKDIEQLYYNFIHYIRAQQFLACQAAVAAVANQQAVPVPAQPMGVTVTGSNVTIPVPIVATSATVIPSGQQQSNYHPPATTPTNPSIGSGGSGSGGTNTNAQQQSSTQANASSAHIAHQYHHNYHQSGTSGGHKSHQHHHHHHNAGGGPTSASAVTHLGPQVAPVAAAAQQYIPFMPSPLGANITYTATGPPPIPTNATNAVIQNIAMLKMSSPQPAPQSSTQSQQQSSSPSPSSISPASSVSSNKLPPQPAVVQVMPQTATTTQIGQFIKLDSMYTTANLAGGPLIAAGPSPPTSLIVVDPNATTGTGVVPTGPTMCLHHAQLIVDDKSSITSSASCYNCGNMGHRGTECTTGTGDSSGDH encoded by the coding sequence atgaaagattatcaatttttcgattataataatatcattaCCAACAAAAGTAATCATATAGGCAACGAAGACGACCAAAATTGTTATAAGCCTCAACTACCGTTAACAACATCacctataataataatgaaaccaCTACAGCAAGAGGAGATATTTGCATATTTTAAAAGCCTATCTGGAGCTAAACGTATTGAATTGGTTTGTGGATTAATTTCAATGTGTATACCACTGGAAATACGTTTTTTCGATAATGTCATACAAGATATGGTCAAACGTGATTATAATTCATTCAGAGATGCAGAAATCAAGGCAAACACTTATCAAGAATTAGATATGGTCTGTAAATGTGATCttttattggaaaaagtttcaacaacaaccgctACTACCACCGATAACCAAtcatattatgatgatggtattatTAATAGTACGATACCGTCTGTTTTAACAAATAGCACTGAAATGCAAAATGGTAATATAAcagcaacatcatcatcgtcgtcggcCATATCaataacatcaacatcatcacaatcgaaTAACCGTGATTCGAATACGACGACACCGacaactaataataataataataataatgataataaaaataatgataatggccaattgacaaattcaaacaatacAATTGTCAAAAGTGGTGATcaatcacaaacaacaacactaaCGACAACGAATCAAAatatatcatcaaacattgcCAGCTTTCCATCACGATCTAAATTGATAATATCATTGTGTCTGATGCAACCAAGTAATAGTCATTGTTCAACAATTGTATTCAATGCTATAAGAAAACAATTGGCACATGAAATCATTTGCCAGGCAGTTGATCAAATCTATCTACCTAAAAACCagaatattgatgaattattctctgagatattattattattaacaatgGCAATGTATCATCCTGCGTTTACTTATGAACAACGTGATCTATTGGCAAGTCAAAAGAAAGATATTGAACAGCtttattataatttcatACACTATATACGTGCACAACAATTTTTGGCTTGTCAAGCCGCTGTAGCGGCCGTTGCTAATCAACAAGCGGTACCAGTTCCGGCACAACCAATGGGTGTTACTGTAACTGGTTCAAATGTAACGATACCAGTACCGATTGTTGCAACATCGGCTACTGTAATTCCATctggtcaacaacaatcaaattatcatccacCGGCAACGACACCAACGAATCCATCGATCGGTTCTGGTGGTAGTGGGAGTGGTGGCACTAATACTAATGCTCAGCAGCAGTCATCTACACAAGCGAATGCTTCATCTGCTCATATTGcacatcaatatcatcataattatcatcaatcaggCACTTCCGGTGGTCACAAAtctcatcaacatcatcatcatcatcataatgctggtggtggtccaACATCAGCAAGTGCTGTAACGCATTTAGGTCCACAAGTTGCACCTGTAGCAGCAGCTGCTCAACAATATATTCCATTCATGCCGAGTCCATTGGGTGCCAATATTACCTATACAGCAACGGGGCCACCACCAATACCAACAAATGCAACGAATGCTGTTATACAGAATATTGCAATGCTAAAGATGAGCTCACCACAACCGgcaccacaatcatcaacacaatcacaacaacaatcatcatcccCATCACCGTCTTCAATATCGCCTGCATCATCGGTGTCAAGTAATAAATTACCACCACAACCAGCCGTTGTACAGGTTATGCCACaaacggcaacaacaactcaGATTGgacaattcatcaaattggATTCAATGTATACGACAGCCAATCTAGCTGGTGGTCCATTGATTGCTGCTGGACCATCACCCCCAAcgtcattgattgttgtcgATCCAAATGCTACAACCGGTACCGGTGTTGTTCCAACAGGTCCAACAATGTGTCTCCATCATGCACAATTAAtagttgatgataaatcatcaataacatcATCGGCATCATGTTATAATTGTGGTAATATGGGACATCGTGGCACGGAATGTACAACTGGTACTGGTGATAGTAGTGGcgatcattga